DNA sequence from the Methanococcus maripaludis genome:
ACTTTTTTAAAAACCTGAAATTCATTTGAACCTAAATTCCTTGCAGCATCCTCAAATTCTCCAGAAATCCCAAGAAGTACTGCCGAAATTATAAAAAATGCAGTTGTCGTGTAATCGATAGACTGCATTATTACAACACTTTTCCAACCGTATATATTTGGTTCAAGCCCTAATAAGCCGTAAGTAACTGCCCCGTGCCTTCCAAACAGGAATACGTAAGCAAGCGATGAAATAAACCCGGGGGTAATTATGGGTAGAAAAACTGCAATTTTGAAAAAATTTTTAAATTTAAAATCGGTTTTAAAAATGATAATTGAAAAAATAAAACCTAAAAATATCGAAATTATCGTTGAAAAGCACGCTACAACAATACTGTTTTTTAAAATGCCAAAATAGTACGAATCTGAAATAAATTTAGAATATGCATCAAGCGTAAAACCGTTTGAACCGTAAAATGATTGTAAAAATACTGTAAATACAGGATACATTATGAATATCAATAAAAAAACGTTTGCAAGGATATAAAAACCATTTTCAAGGATTTTTGGATAAATTTTTGTTAATGTCTCTTTATTAAATACTTCTTTCATTTACTGCACCTAAAAAAAAAATAAGTAAAAAATTATTCTGTAGTTGAAATTTCTCTGTATCTAGATTCCCATTCATCTAAAATCCTGTCCCGATTTTCCCCCCAGTACATGAAATCCATATCGAGGAAATCAAGATCTTTTGGGTTTGGAACACCATCGATAACTTCAATGTCGCCCCTTACAGGCACCCGAGGGCTTGCCTGCATAAGTACTTCCTGACCTTCTTTTGAAAGACACCAGTCAACAAATATTTTCGCATTTTCAGGGTGTTTTGCACCGTTTACTATCGAAACTGGGGATGGCCACCAGATAACTTTGTTTAAAAATGCAGATTTTACAGGTAATTCTGAATCTGCAATTAATGTCGTGTGTGGATCAGGTGCTACACCATAAGCGTATTCACCAGCAGTTACTAAGTTTCCAGGCCCGCTTCCACGTTTTGTTAAGAATGGAGTGTTTTGATAGAATTTATCAAGGTAATTCCAGCCTTCATCTTCACCATACATTTGAAGAATTCCACATATTGTAAAGTATGCAGTTCCTGAAACTGTCGGGTTGGATGCAATTAATTCTCCTTTGTAATCATCAGTTATTAAATCATCCCAAGTTTGTGGTTGAGGTAATCCTTTTTCAGATAACAAATCAGTGTTTTCCAAGATACCTATGGTAACAAGAGAAACTCCGGTCCA
Encoded proteins:
- a CDS encoding ABC transporter substrate-binding protein gives rise to the protein MKNLKGILAIFCVMAVLVFAGCTEQQASNVSQEEQVVTVYVAYGSLDLIADEFEKDTGIKMEYVSLSSGEALSRLKAEQSNPSADVWLGGGIDAFISAQQDGLLEAYKSPNAKDIDPLFVEEDGYWTGVSLVTIGILENTDLLSEKGLPQPQTWDDLITDDYKGELIASNPTVSGTAYFTICGILQMYGEDEGWNYLDKFYQNTPFLTKRGSGPGNLVTAGEYAYGVAPDPHTTLIADSELPVKSAFLNKVIWWPSPVSIVNGAKHPENAKIFVDWCLSKEGQEVLMQASPRVPVRGDIEVIDGVPNPKDLDFLDMDFMYWGENRDRILDEWESRYREISTTE